The Parus major isolate Abel chromosome 4, Parus_major1.1, whole genome shotgun sequence genome has a window encoding:
- the TMEM129 gene encoding E3 ubiquitin-protein ligase TM129, with amino-acid sequence MESPAVTFTLAYLVFAVCFVFPPDEVRSAGLTVQSLLSGWLGSEDAAFVQYHLRRSTGTLLAHSLLPLGYYLGMCFAAPEKHLCFFYLASKEWKTFFFFAVLLPAVTSALAYYWSRKGWNNHPLARTLAVHALPQSGWRAVASSINTEFRRIDKFATGAPGARVIVTDTWVIKVTTYCLHVAQQQDIHLTVTDSRQHELTPDSNVPVQFLTIRVASVNPYIKAFDIRLNSTEYGELREKLRAPISNAANVVIHQSLSDLFLETFTSLVEINQTYHIPSTQELEPCIGCMQTIANIKLIKNCQEPNEGECQQCYCRPMWCLTCMGKWFASRQDQQHPETWLSSQVPCPTCRAKFCILDVCLIR; translated from the exons ATGGAGAGCCCCGCGGTGACCTTCACGCTGGCCTACCTGGTGTTCGCTGTGTGCTTCGTGTTCCCGCCCGACGAGGTGCGCTCGGCGGGGCTGACGGTGCAGAGCCTGCTGTCCGGCTGGCTGGGCAGCGAGGACGCGGCCTTCGTGCAGTACCACCTGCGGCGCAGCACCGGCACGCTGCTGGCGcactccctgctgcccctgg gtTATTACCTTGGTATGTGCTTTGCTGCACCTGAAAaacatctttgttttttctacCTGGCTTCAAAAGAGTGgaaaactttcttcttcttcGCCGTTCTCCTCCCAGCAGTCACCAGTGCCCTGGCATATTACTGGTCACGGAAAGGCTGGAATAATCACCCGCTAGCCCGGACACTCGCTGTTCACGCTCTCCCGCAGTCGGGTTGGAGGGCAGTAGCTTCTTCCATCAACACAGAATTTAGGAGAATCGATAAATTCGCTACCGGAGCTCCAGGAGCGAGGGTGATCGTTACGGACACGTGGGTGATTAAAGTGACCACCTACTGTTTACATGttgcccagcagcaggacattCACCTGACGGTGACAGATTCCAGACAGCACGAGCTCACCCCAGACTCCAACGTGCCTGTGCAGTTCCTCACCATCCGAGTTGCCAGTGTTAATCCCTACATCAAGGCATTCGATATCAG gttGAACTCCACAGAGTATGGGGAGCTCCGGGAGAAGCTCCGTGCTCCTATCAGCAATGCAGCTAATGTTGTGATCCATCAAAGCcttagtgatttatttttagaaaccTTTACATCTCTGGTGGAAATAAACCAGACATACCATATTCCAAGTACTCAG GAGCTGGAGCCATGCATAGGGTGTATGCAGACTATTGCCAACATCAAGCTCATCAAGAACTGCCAGGAGCCAAACGAGGGGGAATGCCAGCAGTGCTACTGCCGGCCCATGTGGTGCCTCACCTGCATGGGCAAGTGGTTTGCCAGCAGACAggaccagcagcacccagagacCTGGCTGTCGAGCCAAGTGCCTTGCCCGACTTGCCGAGCCAAATTTTGCATTCTAGATGTTTGCCTAATACGATGA